From the genome of Adhaeribacter pallidiroseus:
CAGCACAATACCGATTTTAAGATGTTTCGTTTGTACCTGGAAGAAATGGGCCGGGTAGCCCGCGAAAAAGTTATTCTGTTTGAACGAACCGAAAAAGTAGAACAAGGCGACGACCTAAATATGGGACGACCCGTAAGCACTTACGCCCAAATTTTAAAAAAACAAGGATATCAGTTAGTAACTACTCAATATTTACCCATTCACGTTAGTTATTATGTATGCGGAACGATCCGTAAATTATTTAATTCTAAAAACCGGATCGAAGGCGAACCTTTAAGTAAGTTTTCCTTATTTTTAGAAAAAGCAACTTTACCGGTAACCCGGCTCCTCGATCCTTTCCTGATCTTGAAAAAGGAAGTTACGAAAATGGAATTTCAAAAAACAAGCGTTTAATTTCTAGTGAATTATGCATTAATAGTTAAATTTTAAAATTAATGTTTTTTGATGTAAAATATAAAGCCTGTAGGAGAATGAATGGCGGCCCCGGAATATAGTTTAGTTCGTTTTTTACCCTTGCTGCAGAAATGGCGTTGGCCCCTGGGTAGTGTTACGGTAGCTGGTTTTTTAGTTAGCGTAGTAACCTCTTTATTACTGCCGAATATTTACCGTTCCACGGCTATCTTCTATCCCACTAATTTACCGGCGCTGGAAACTACCCTGAATCCGGAATTTACCAACCAGGAGCAGTTAGGCCTCAGCATGAGTTCCGATGATGCCGACCGCCTGATTAGTTTAGGTCAATCCGAGCCAGTGCTGCGTCATATTATTCAAAAATTTAATTTTGCACAGCATTACGGCTATTTAAACCTGGAAAATACCGACCTGGTCCGACAGAAAGTGCTGGAAGAATTATTATATAATTACCGCATTGCTCAAAATAACCGATCGGCGGTAGAAGTTTCTTTCGACGATAAAGACAGAAACTTTGCAGCCCGGGTGGCTAATGCCATCATGCAACAAATAGACACGGTAAACCAGCAACTAACCCGATTAAACCAGCAAAAATTAGTGCAGCGATTTGCCCAACGGCAAAAAGTTGTTAAAGCGGAATTACAAAAAATTCAGGACTCCTTATTTACCACCCGGCAGCAATATGGCATTTTTGGTTCTATTTCTCCCCAAACGCAAGATCGTCCGGAAAGCTACTTTTTGGCGCAGCGACTGGTGCAAACCGAAACAGACCTGCAACAAGCCCAGGCTACTTTAAAAAGCTACCAGGCCCAATTACCCTCTTCGCATACCAGCATAGTTTCCTTAAAGGCCGAAATAAAAGGATTACAAGCGGCCTTACTAGCCCTTAAAAATAAAAGCGGCGGCAGCAGCATTAACCTGGAATCTTACCTTGCCGGAACCGATAAAGTTACTCGCCTGGAAACGGCTTTTAACCTGTTGCAGGAAGAATATCAGAAAGCCCACCAAAATTACGAAGATGCCCGGCTTACCCTCAGCAATTATCCCACATCTTTGTACGTGGTGCAATCCGCTACTCCGGCCCTTAAAAAGGTGCGCCCCATTCGCTGGTTAATTGTGCTGGGATCTACTTTTCTCACTTTTACCCTGTCGGTGGTAGTAATCAGTATTCTGGAACGTAAGTGGTTGGTTCGCCGGGAAAAATACTACGCATGATTTTACCTGGGTATACATCTGGTATTTCGGCTATAAAAATTTACCTAGCTTTTAGTGTTCTTTTTTTGGTTAGTCTTTCGCTGGCTATTTACTACCAGAACCTGTACTATCTAATTTTGCCCGTTGTGGTGGTTGTTACGGCCATTCTGCTTATCGATTATACTATTCTGTATTATTTACTGCTATTAGCTATTCCTTTCTCCACCGAGGTAGACTTACCCAATGGCTTTGGTACGGATCTTTTTTCGGAACCACTCATTGTTTTACTAGCTTGTTGTACCCTGGGATCCTGGCTGCTGAGCGAAAAACCGGAAAGGCGCTTTTACCAGCATCCCTTAATTATATTGTTACTTATAATTTTTTGCTGGTCCGTAGCTACCACGTTGGTATCGCAAAATTACCTGCGATCGATAAAGTACTTACTGGCGAAAAGCTGGTATTTACTGGTTTTTGTTTTTTTAACGGGCCGCTTGCTTCGCCATACAACAACCTTGCGGCAATTTCTTTATATTTTTATTGCTGCATTAGGGGTGGTGGTAAGTATCACATTATTCCGGCATGCGCTCGTGGGGTTTTCTTTTGCGTTAGTTAATAAAATGGTTGCTCCCTTTCTCCGGAACCATGTAATGTACGGGGTACTAGCGGCGGCGGCTTTACCTTATGCCGTATATATTACCTGGCAGCAAAAAAATAAATTTTTAAAAATTTTACTGGGCACGGTTAGTTTGTTATTGCTAGCCGGCGTAATAGCTTCCTACACCCGGGCTTCTTGGTTGAGTTTACCTTTGGCAATAGTTTATGGTTTCCTCATTCGGTTTCGATTAACTAAATACCTGCTAATTTTTGTTTTAGTAACTGGCCTATCGGCAGTGCTGTATTTAAGTTCAAACTACCGGTATATGCAATACGCCCCGGATTACCAGAAAACTATTTTTAACCAGGACGATATAACCAAACACTTACAAGCAACCTATACCTTGCGCGATTTATCGGGTATGGAACGGGTTTACCGGTGGTTGGCGGCTAGTCGTATGGTTGCGGATAGGCCCTGGATGGGAAGCGGTCCCAATTCTTTTTACCCCGAATATTTAAAATACACCGTATCGCGGTTTACCACTTACGTAAGCGATAATCCCGAAAAATCAACCGTTCATAACTACTATCTTTTGCAATTTGCGGAACAAGGGTACATCGGCGGCTTTCTATTTTTGATTCTTACCGGTTATGCTTTATTGTTACCGGAAAAAATTTATCACCGAACAACTGCCCGATCGGAACACAAAAAACTTGTATTAGCGGCTGGTTTGTGCTTTTATATAATTACGGTGCATTTGTTTTTAAATGAACTGGTCGAAACTGACAAAATCGGCTTTTTATTTTATACTTCTTTAGTTGTGCTGGTCCGGTTGGATATCTGGACGGTTGAGAGCAAAACGTTTAATTAACGGATACTTGAGTTTAAATATGGTTTTAACAACGCTAATAGCGGCTTCCTGTTCAGTTAAGCAATAGACCTGAAGTTATGAGAACCATTTAAATATAATGGTGATTGTATTTCAAAAATTAAAAGCACCCTTAGCCTAGATAATTATTTTATCAATATTCATAATATTTTTAAATAATTCTTATTCAAGAATCCTTTCCAGGACACGTTTAATCACAACGTTATCGCACATACCTTTAAAATTTTAACCTACGGCAAAGCACAAGTGAATTTGCACGCAAGTTTTATCTAGGGCTTTTTGCTGCAGCATTTCTTTATGAATGCATTTTTATATTTATTAATGCAACTTAATTGCATTAATAAATATGATTATTATATTTGCAACTTAATTGCATTAATAAATATAAAAATAATGCAGATTGGCCAAGAATATTATCATCAGGAGCCGTTTAGGAACAGCTGCTATTTTTTGTTTCTATTGTCATCAACAAAAATTAAAATGAAATAATGAAAAATAAAATAATTGCTGAAAAATCAGGTGTAATCGACGTGGTAATTATTGGAGCAGGTGCAGCAGGTCTGAGTGCAGCTTTATTTTTAGTTAGAGCAAGGCGTTCTACGATCATTTTTGATGCAGGCTCAAAACGAATTTCCTCATCAAAAAATATTCACGAATTGTTAGGTTTTGAAAACAAGAGCCCAGAAGAGTTTCATAATTTAGGTGAAAAAGAAATCGTAAAGTATGGCGGTGACATAAGAAAAGAAAAGGTGCTTAAAATTGAAGCTATAAGCAATAATCTTTTTGCAGTTCAGAGTACTAACAGCTTTGTAACTGCAAAAACGGTTGTTATAGCCACCGGTTTAATTGACGTAATACCTGAAATTCCGGGACTTAAAGAAGGTTGGGGGAAAGACATTCATGTTTGCCCTTGTTTTACAGGCTATGAGTTGCACAATAAAAAAGTAGTAGTTTTCGGACTACAAGATCGGATTGGGCAATTAAGCAAGTTTCTTACTGCCTGGACAAATAACGTAACGGTTGTAACGAACCAACCATTTGCACCAACATGGATAAAAAAATTAAGCGCGGTTGATGTACAGGTAATAAATTCTGAAGTGGCATCTGTTATTCGTAGTAACGGCAAATTAAAAGGGGTGATCACTTCAGATGGCCAGAAAATTAGCTGTGATGCCATATTTGTTTCCACTTCTATGCAAGCTTCTTCTAACCTGGCCTCAACTCTTTGTAAGGTTGATGAATTTGGATTTGCAGAAACTGATGCAGTAGGCCAAACCAGTAGACCTGGATTATGGGTAATTGGAAATGCGAACGATCCTATTGGCCATTTAGCGCATGCAATTGCATCAGGCACAAAAGTTGGACCTATGGTTACTGACTATTTGCTAGAATACTCTCTGGCAGATTTAATAAAGTAAATAGGTGTAATAAAAAGGCCTGCGCATAACAGTGACTTTCTACAATAACAATTTAATATTCTCCACCTAAGTATTTGAACTACTCTATTTACTCCAATAATGGCTCAGCTGATATTATGCTTTTAGCTAGCCCGCACTAAACCAGGAAACATTATCCAGAATAAAATCTTTAAAAAAGTAATTTTTCAGGTGCCCGTGGACTATCGATTATTATTAAGATTACTTAAACCGGCAGGAAAGCAGAGTGATATCGTCGTGAAAGCTGGTGCTGCCCTGGTTGTGCATTTTTATTTCTTCCAATAACTCTTCGTGTAATTTTGGAAGCGGCAGGTAACGGCACTTCTGCAAAAATTTAATGGTATTATCTAAACCATATTCATCTTCGTCGGTGTTAAAAACTTCGGTTAAGCCATCCGTATAACACATAATCAACGATTTAACCGGTATGGCTACCTCGGTTACCGAGATAAATGGCAAAGTTTCAAAAATACCCAGCATGGTGCACCCTTCCGTGAGAAGTTGGATGGTATTGTTTTCGTGTAACATTACCGGCGAGTTATGGCCGGCATTTACGTAGCTCAGAATTTTAGTACGCCGATTATAAATCCCGAAAAAGGCCGTGATAAATTTCTCGGCAATGGCGTTGCTATAAATTAAAAAATTAAGTTCCGATACTACGGTAAGTAAATTGGTGGTTTGCCGCAAAATGGTTCGTAAGCCCGCCTGGAAGTTTGACATGAGTAACGAAGCCGGCACTCCTTTCCCGGACACATCGGCAATGCAAAACAAAAACTGATCTTCGTCAATTTCGATGTAGTCGTAGTAATCGCCTCCAATGGAGGAGTGCGGTAAATAACTGGCGTGAATAGCTACTGCCTGATCGTTCGGCAACTTTTTAGGAAAGAGCATGGTTTGCACTTCACGGGCAATTTTTATTTCGTTCCGGATAGCTTCTTCCGCTAAACGTTGGCGGGCCATCCGGCGATTTTGCATGGCCACCAGAATAATATTACTCAGGGTTTGCACAAAAGACAAAGCGCCGAGGGTAGAATAGTAATCGTGGGAATTACCAATAAAAACAAAAGCAATGATTTTTTTATTTTGCAGAATAGGCACTACGGTTTCAAACTCACTCCATTGCGCATCCAGGTTTAAGTCGGTCACATAACTGATTTCGGTGAGGCAAGTAATGGCATTTGGCAAAACTTCGCCATTTTTAAAATTGTGATTCGTACCAAAATTTACTTTACACTCCCAGGCATCTTCCAGTACAAATAAACTCAAACGCGAAATTTGTAATTGCGCCAGTAAAGTAAAATGATAAATTTTATACAGTGCCTGATCGGTCAAATTTCCGTTAATGGCCTGGGTAACTTCCAGCAATGCCGATAGCTCGAGCTTTTTTAAATCCAGCTCTTTCTTCATAAACTTGGTGTTTACGTCAGGCATTGTTGATAAGTAATTTGGGGTCATAAGCATCGCGAAGCCCGTTGCCAAGCAGGTTAAAAGATAATACCAACATACTTATACATAAACTCGGCAGTAAAACTAAGTATAAACCGGCCCGAGTACCAATTAGTTGAAAACCTTCGTTTACCATCATTCCCCAGGAAGGTGCTGGGGGTTGTACGCCTAACCCTAAAAAACTAAGACCAGCCTCCATTAAAATAGCTGCCGCAAAATTGGCAGTGCCAATAACAATTAGTGGGCCAATCATATTGGGTAAAATATGCCGGAAAATAAGCCGGTTCTGCGGTAAACCTAGTACCTTACCTGCTTCAATATACGTTTTTTCTTTTAAACTTAAAAACTGTCCG
Proteins encoded in this window:
- a CDS encoding class I SAM-dependent methyltransferase → MNYIPEKYWSKVAQEIARRNNGNVIAGDDEPYYAYKRQQFLKVFNKINFRGKSVLELGSGPGGNLREVAQHQPARLVGVDLSRDMLQLAAQNLKNFPVELVKTNGSGIPLPDNSIDVVYSVTVLQHNTDFKMFRLYLEEMGRVAREKVILFERTEKVEQGDDLNMGRPVSTYAQILKKQGYQLVTTQYLPIHVSYYVCGTIRKLFNSKNRIEGEPLSKFSLFLEKATLPVTRLLDPFLILKKEVTKMEFQKTSV
- a CDS encoding GumC domain-containing protein, with the protein product MAAPEYSLVRFLPLLQKWRWPLGSVTVAGFLVSVVTSLLLPNIYRSTAIFYPTNLPALETTLNPEFTNQEQLGLSMSSDDADRLISLGQSEPVLRHIIQKFNFAQHYGYLNLENTDLVRQKVLEELLYNYRIAQNNRSAVEVSFDDKDRNFAARVANAIMQQIDTVNQQLTRLNQQKLVQRFAQRQKVVKAELQKIQDSLFTTRQQYGIFGSISPQTQDRPESYFLAQRLVQTETDLQQAQATLKSYQAQLPSSHTSIVSLKAEIKGLQAALLALKNKSGGSSINLESYLAGTDKVTRLETAFNLLQEEYQKAHQNYEDARLTLSNYPTSLYVVQSATPALKKVRPIRWLIVLGSTFLTFTLSVVVISILERKWLVRREKYYA
- a CDS encoding O-antigen ligase family protein; amino-acid sequence: MILPGYTSGISAIKIYLAFSVLFLVSLSLAIYYQNLYYLILPVVVVVTAILLIDYTILYYLLLLAIPFSTEVDLPNGFGTDLFSEPLIVLLACCTLGSWLLSEKPERRFYQHPLIILLLIIFCWSVATTLVSQNYLRSIKYLLAKSWYLLVFVFLTGRLLRHTTTLRQFLYIFIAALGVVVSITLFRHALVGFSFALVNKMVAPFLRNHVMYGVLAAAALPYAVYITWQQKNKFLKILLGTVSLLLLAGVIASYTRASWLSLPLAIVYGFLIRFRLTKYLLIFVLVTGLSAVLYLSSNYRYMQYAPDYQKTIFNQDDITKHLQATYTLRDLSGMERVYRWLAASRMVADRPWMGSGPNSFYPEYLKYTVSRFTTYVSDNPEKSTVHNYYLLQFAEQGYIGGFLFLILTGYALLLPEKIYHRTTARSEHKKLVLAAGLCFYIITVHLFLNELVETDKIGFLFYTSLVVLVRLDIWTVESKTFN
- a CDS encoding NAD(P)/FAD-dependent oxidoreductase, encoding MKNKIIAEKSGVIDVVIIGAGAAGLSAALFLVRARRSTIIFDAGSKRISSSKNIHELLGFENKSPEEFHNLGEKEIVKYGGDIRKEKVLKIEAISNNLFAVQSTNSFVTAKTVVIATGLIDVIPEIPGLKEGWGKDIHVCPCFTGYELHNKKVVVFGLQDRIGQLSKFLTAWTNNVTVVTNQPFAPTWIKKLSAVDVQVINSEVASVIRSNGKLKGVITSDGQKISCDAIFVSTSMQASSNLASTLCKVDEFGFAETDAVGQTSRPGLWVIGNANDPIGHLAHAIASGTKVGPMVTDYLLEYSLADLIK
- a CDS encoding GAF domain-containing SpoIIE family protein phosphatase — encoded protein: MKKELDLKKLELSALLEVTQAINGNLTDQALYKIYHFTLLAQLQISRLSLFVLEDAWECKVNFGTNHNFKNGEVLPNAITCLTEISYVTDLNLDAQWSEFETVVPILQNKKIIAFVFIGNSHDYYSTLGALSFVQTLSNIILVAMQNRRMARQRLAEEAIRNEIKIAREVQTMLFPKKLPNDQAVAIHASYLPHSSIGGDYYDYIEIDEDQFLFCIADVSGKGVPASLLMSNFQAGLRTILRQTTNLLTVVSELNFLIYSNAIAEKFITAFFGIYNRRTKILSYVNAGHNSPVMLHENNTIQLLTEGCTMLGIFETLPFISVTEVAIPVKSLIMCYTDGLTEVFNTDEDEYGLDNTIKFLQKCRYLPLPKLHEELLEEIKMHNQGSTSFHDDITLLSCRFK